Proteins co-encoded in one Psychromonas sp. L1A2 genomic window:
- a CDS encoding glutathione S-transferase family protein, which yields MELYGSYTSPFVRHCRIALLQTKLDCDFIEIDATQSAELSPTKKVPLLIDCELKLTDSTSILTHIYELAGEGFLTDVEEVELYHMTNTVLDACVNLVMLGKFDGITPEKSVYLTRQQKRIESGLAAINDKSFSDALPLTDAETRLAIFLDWALFRNLISLESYPELQKVLDLANTDPMFSETAPKE from the coding sequence ATGGAATTATACGGTAGCTATACTTCACCTTTTGTTCGCCATTGTCGTATTGCTTTGTTACAAACAAAGCTTGATTGTGACTTTATTGAAATAGATGCAACGCAAAGTGCTGAATTATCTCCCACTAAAAAAGTACCGCTATTAATTGATTGCGAATTAAAATTAACAGATTCAACCTCAATTTTAACGCATATCTATGAGCTAGCTGGCGAAGGTTTTTTAACTGATGTGGAAGAAGTAGAGCTATACCATATGACCAACACAGTGCTAGATGCGTGTGTTAATTTAGTCATGCTAGGTAAGTTTGACGGAATAACGCCTGAAAAAAGTGTTTACTTAACACGTCAACAAAAACGCATTGAATCTGGATTAGCGGCGATTAATGACAAAAGCTTTAGTGATGCATTACCACTGACAGATGCTGAAACAAGATTAGCTATTTTTCTAGATTGGGCTCTATTTAGAAACCTTATCTCATTAGAAAGCTACCCTGAGTTACAGAAAGTATTAGATCTTGCTAACACTGATCCAATGTTTTCAGAAACAGCACCAAAAGAATGA